From a region of the Oryza sativa Japonica Group chromosome 6, ASM3414082v1 genome:
- the LOC4339882 gene encoding uMP-CMP kinase 1 isoform X2, whose translation MAHANKNHIESFPPPGKKITIVFVIGGPGSGKGTQCAKIVKQFGFTHLSAGDLLREEAKYDTEQGTMIKNLMNEGKLVSSDLIVKLLFKAMRESGNDKFLVDGFPRNEENRHAYENIIHIEPEFLLFIDCSKEEMERRILNRNQGRDDDNIDTIRRRFDVFQQQTLPVIQYYEKRGKLRKVDGNRQVDEVFEDVKAIFAQLNNQKIHGGQQASGLSRAQMNPLKRWFFDFFCGCFGTKEEARN comes from the exons ATGGCACACGCAAACAAG AATCACATTGAGTCATTTCCACCTCCTGGGAAAAAGATAACAATCGTGTTCGTCATAG GTGGCCCTGGCAGTGGCAAAGGCACTCAATGTGCCAAAATTGTTAAGCAGTTTGGCTTTACACATCTGAGTGCTGGTGATCTCCTTCGTGAAGAAGCAAAATATGATACTGAACAAGG TACAATGATCAAGAATCTCATGAATGAAGGGAAGCTTGTGTCATCTGATCTCATCGTTAAGCTACTATTTAAGGCCATGCGAGAAAGTGGGAATGATAAGTTCCTTGTTGATGGATTTCCACGAAATGAAGAAAATCGACATGCGTATGAAAATATT ATCCACATTGAGCCAGAGTTCCTGCTGTTCATTGACTGCTCAAAGGAAGAGATGGAGCGGCGCATTTTGAACCGAAACCAG GGAAGAGATGATGACAACATCGACACTATTAGGAGACGCTTTGATGTTTTTCAGCAGCAAACTCTTCCAGTTATTCAGTACTatgagaaaagggggaaactcAGAAAG GTTGATGGTAACCGACAGGTAGATGAAGTTTTCGAAGACGTTAAGGCCATTTTTGCTCAGTTGAACAATCAG AAAATTCATGGTGGCCAGCAAGCTAGTGGTTTGAGCAGAGCACAAATGAATCCATTGAAACGTTGGTTCTTTGACTTTTTCTGCG GTTGCTTTGGGACTAAAGAAGAAGCAAGAAACTGA
- the LOC4339882 gene encoding uMP-CMP kinase 1 isoform X1 gives MAHANKNHIESFPPPGKKITIVFVIGGPGSGKGTQCAKIVKQFGFTHLSAGDLLREEAKYDTEQGTMIKNLMNEGKLVSSDLIVKLLFKAMRESGNDKFLVDGFPRNEENRHAYENIIHIEPEFLLFIDCSKEEMERRILNRNQGRDDDNIDTIRRRFDVFQQQTLPVIQYYEKRGKLRKVDGNRQVDEVFEDVKAIFAQLNNQKIHGGQQASGLSRAQMNPLKRWFFDFFCGEQLTSISKFQVALGLKKKQETDSRNESDMISLRVCGGLWST, from the exons ATGGCACACGCAAACAAG AATCACATTGAGTCATTTCCACCTCCTGGGAAAAAGATAACAATCGTGTTCGTCATAG GTGGCCCTGGCAGTGGCAAAGGCACTCAATGTGCCAAAATTGTTAAGCAGTTTGGCTTTACACATCTGAGTGCTGGTGATCTCCTTCGTGAAGAAGCAAAATATGATACTGAACAAGG TACAATGATCAAGAATCTCATGAATGAAGGGAAGCTTGTGTCATCTGATCTCATCGTTAAGCTACTATTTAAGGCCATGCGAGAAAGTGGGAATGATAAGTTCCTTGTTGATGGATTTCCACGAAATGAAGAAAATCGACATGCGTATGAAAATATT ATCCACATTGAGCCAGAGTTCCTGCTGTTCATTGACTGCTCAAAGGAAGAGATGGAGCGGCGCATTTTGAACCGAAACCAG GGAAGAGATGATGACAACATCGACACTATTAGGAGACGCTTTGATGTTTTTCAGCAGCAAACTCTTCCAGTTATTCAGTACTatgagaaaagggggaaactcAGAAAG GTTGATGGTAACCGACAGGTAGATGAAGTTTTCGAAGACGTTAAGGCCATTTTTGCTCAGTTGAACAATCAG AAAATTCATGGTGGCCAGCAAGCTAGTGGTTTGAGCAGAGCACAAATGAATCCATTGAAACGTTGGTTCTTTGACTTTTTCTGCGGTGAGCAACTAACCTCCATTAGCAAGTTTCAG GTTGCTTTGGGACTAAAGAAGAAGCAAGAAACTGACAGTAGAAATGAAAGTGACATGATCTCTCTGCGTGTGTGTGGTGGACTGTGGAGTACCTAG